In Labrus mixtus chromosome 11, fLabMix1.1, whole genome shotgun sequence, a single window of DNA contains:
- the LOC132983650 gene encoding sialic acid-binding Ig-like lectin 10 isoform X3 encodes MFVLICSTLLLFIRDSSAQTGASLERRNFCQQLIQKPTVMVPPLTEGWQSTLSCTAPGLCSGSAPEFTWMWRGGGGEKDSHITGNIIDFAIENLNAVSQRHSSTITLNPSFTQHHNSEITCRVNFVNNITTEETVTLKVNLYPKILNSSKCEVQSDVLTCVCASEGLPLPTIKWPLLENHTQYSVTTTVTSNTVTSTLALTLKDQSNTVVECVSSSEVGNVEKSLSMITSERRKDQHSLIPWVVVAAVSLSVNVVLIISLMLLWYVATPSFYALKALLMHWKLLDISPHVTFSSFQRNKRKEVKPNQEDTTYMSLKKRDQSAEYDVIGQPLN; translated from the exons AGCTGATCCAGAAGCCCACAGTGATGGTTCCTCCTTTGACAGAGGGCTGGCAGAGCACACTGAGCTGCACTGCTCCTGGTCTCTGCTCTGGATCTGCTCCTGAGTTCACCTGgatgtggagaggaggaggaggagagaaggactCCCACATCACTGGAAACATCATTGATTTTGCGATTGAGAATTTGAACGCTGTATCACAAAGACACAGCTCAACTATAACTTTAAACCCTTCATTCACCCAGCACCACAACTCTGAGATCACCTGTAGGGTTAACTTTGTGAACAACATCACTACAGAGGAGACAGTGACTCTGAAAGTGAACT TGTATCCAAAGATCCTAAACAGCTCTAAATGTGAGGTTCAGTCAGACGtactgacctgtgtgtgtgccagtgaggGGTTACCTTTACCCACCATCAAATGGCCGCTGTTGGAAAACCACACCCAGTACTCTGTCACTACCACTGTGACAAGCAACACAGTAACCAGCACCCTTGCTCTAACTTTAAAGGACCAAAGCAACACTGTGGTTGAGTGTGTCAGCAGCAGTGAGGTTGGGAACGTGGAAAAGAGCCTCAGCATGATAACGTCAGAAAGGCGAAAGG ATCAACACAGCCTGATTCCCTGGGTTGTTGTCGCTGCTGTATCTCTCAGTGTGAATGTCGTCCTAATAATCAGCCTGATGCTCCTTTGGTATGTTGCTACACCATCATTTTATGCTCTGAAAGCTCTATTGATGCACTGGAAACTTTTAGACATTTCACCACATGTCACGTTTTCTTCTTTCCAaaggaacaaaagaaaagaagtgaaacCAAACCAGGAGGACACAACGTACATGTCACTGAAGAAAAGAGACCAATCAGCAGAGTATGATGTTATCGGCCAACCTCTGAACTAA
- the LOC132983647 gene encoding sialic acid-binding Ig-like lectin 10 isoform X2, with amino-acid sequence MFVLMWSTLLFSVWGSNADVGASLERREFCQGDFCITLIDGQITAEAGLCVVIPCSFTISYSFYPENLVWFKCEPDQRCGDSDVIFSRNSRKIQPGFKGRVSLLEPNLSQRNCSIIINDLTASDSGSYQLKVNLVRFGGGQDKFLYLQRPTVLVKVLTQKPTLMIPPLTEGLQSTLTCTAPGLCSGSAPEITWMWRGGGGGGENDSHITGNITDFRTVAQRHSSTLSFTPSAKHHGTNITCKVGFTDGTTAEETVTLNVTYVKEVEITGNTSVREGELLQLTCSVESFPPSLVTWTKMSTKDIRSGSKPDVQNDTLANPENTTEIYLQSGNGQVTFSITKVTTKDSGQYICTANHSNITQMEKVDIEVIYMKTPVITGNTNLTKSQTLNLTCSFERFPPSRITWSLPGSNTFLLNGTGSATLVIPNVRVDNFGRYICTAKHLDTTVTVFTDVTLFPSIFENAGCEFQSGLLTCVCISEGFPLPTIRWPLLRSRTEYSVMTSVTNHTVTSTITLNVDDYSNTLAECVSSNENGEAKENLTIEMTMPDGSRVLKMFSRLEVIVAFLIGALLSAIFCFLATKCHRKRQNSSGNLDKTLEMVTSQEDPLIDAGQEVEDDQTYDQEVMEAGGAVAEEKAALDPDGGPNDVEYASIDFSVLKRNAAKKQETTETEYAEIKKDVKEQREDQSGEEGEVMGDKEEEMMIGEDEETKNCAPEEEGEDVAVYSNVKDVMD; translated from the exons ATGTTTGTTCTCATGTGGTCGACTCTGCTTTTCTCTGTGTGGGGCAGCAATGCAGACGTAG GTGCATCATTGGAAAGAAGAGAGTTCTGTCAAGGTGACTTCTGTATCACTCTGATTGATGGACAAATAACGGCAGAGGCTGGACTCTGTGTCGTGATACCGTGTTCTTTTACTATTAGTTATAGTTTTTATCCCGAAAACCTTGTTTGGTTCAAATGTGAACCTGATCAAAGATGTGGTGATTCAGACGTGATATTCAGCAGGAACAGCCGAAAGATTCAGCCTGGGTTCAAAGGTCGAGTGTCACTGTTGGAGCCTAACCTTTCTCAGAGGAACTGCAGCATCATCATCAACGACCTCACTGCATCAGACTCTGGATCGTATCAGCTCAAAGTTAATCTTGTCAGGTTTGGTGGGGGACAAGATAAATTTCTATATCTACAAAGACCAACTGTCTTAGTTAAAG TTCTGACCCAGAAGCCCACGTTGATGATTCCTCCTCTGACAGAGGGGCTGCAGAGCACACTGACCTGCACTGCTCCTGGTCTCTGCTCTGGATCTGCTCCTGAGATCACCTGgatgtggagaggaggaggaggaggaggagagaatgaCTCCCACATCACAGGAAACATCACTGATTTCAGGACTGTTGCACAAAGACACAGCTCAACTTTGAGCTTTACACCCTCTGCTAAGCACCATGGCACCAACATCACCTGTAAGGTGGGCTTCACAGATGGGACAACCGCAGAGGAGACGGTGACTCTCAATGTGACCT ATGTGAAGGAAGTTGAAATCACTGGAAATACGAGTGTGAGGGAAGGTGAGCTGCTTCAACTGACCTGCAGTGTTGAAAGTTTCCCTCCATCTCTTGTCACATGGACAAAAATGTCTACCAAAGACATTAGAAGTGGCTCAAAACCAGATGTGCAAAATGACACTTTAGCTAATCCAGAGAACACAACTGAAATCTACCTACAGAGTGGAAATGGACAGGTGACTTTTTCCATCACTAAAGTGACCACCAAAGATTCTGGACAGTACATCTGCACAGCAAATCATTCAAACATCACCCAGATGGAAAAAGTTGACATTGAAGTGATAT ATATGAAAACACCTGTGATCACTGGGAATACAAATCTTACTAAAAGTCAAACTCTGAATCTGACCTGCAGTTTTGAACGTTTTCCTCCGTCCCGTATCACGTGGTCTTTACCTGGTTCCAACACTTTCCTGCTGAATGGCACTGGATCAGCAACACTTGTCATCCCTAATGTGAGGGTGGATAACTTTGGAAGGTACATCTGTACAGCAAAACACCTGGACACGACTGTCACTGTGTTTACTGATGTGACTT tgtttccAAGCATCTTTGAAAACGCAGGATGTGAGTTTCAGTCGGGGCTCTTGACTTGTGTCTGTATCAGTGAGGGTTTTCCTTTACCCACCATCAGATGGCCGCTGTTACGGAGCCGTACTGAGTACTCTGTCATGACATCTGTGACAAACCACACTGTCACCAGCACCATCACACTTAATGTAGATGACTACAGCAACACTTTAGCTGAGTGTGTCAGCAGCAATGAAAATGGGGAAGCAAAAGAAAACCTCACCATTGAGATGACCATGCCAG ATGGATCCAgggtgttaaaaatgttttcacggTTGGAGGTTATCGTTGCCTTTTTGATTGGTGCACTTCTTTCAGCCATCTTCTGCTTTTTAGCAACCAAATGCCACAG aaAAAGACAGAATAGCTCTGGAAATCTGGATAAGACTTTGGAAATGGTGACCAGTCAGGAGGATCCACTG ATAGATGCAGGTCAAGAAGTGGAAGATGATCAGACCTACGACCAAGAGGTGATggaagcaggaggagctgtggcAGAGGAGAAAGCAGCCCTTGATCCGGACGGTGGACCAAATGACGTGGAGTACGCCAGCATTGATTTCTCTGTGTTGAAAAGGAACGCTGCAAAAAAGCAAGAGACCACTGAGACAGAATACgctgaaataaagaaagacgTAAAAGAGCAAAGAGAAGATCAAAGCGGAGAAGAAGGTGAAGTGATGGgggacaaagaggaagagatgatgataggggaggatgaggagacaAAAAACTGTGCCccagaagaggagggagaggatgtGGCAGTGTACTCCAATGTGAAGGATGTAATGGATTAG
- the LOC132983647 gene encoding sialic acid-binding Ig-like lectin 11 isoform X1: MFVLMWSTLLFSVWGSNADVGASLERREFCQGDFCITLIDGQITAEAGLCVVIPCSFTISYSFYPENLVWFKCEPDQRCGDSDVIFSRNSRKIQPGFKGRVSLLEPNLSQRNCSIIINDLTASDSGSYQLKVNLVRFGGGQDKFLYLQRPTVLVKVLTQKPTLMIPPLTEGLQSTLTCTAPGLCSGSAPEITWMWRGGGGGGENDSHITGNITDFRTVAQRHSSTLSFTPSAKHHGTNITCKVGFTDGTTAEETVTLNVTYVKEVEITGNTSVREGELLQLTCSVESFPPSLVTWTKMSTKDIRSGSKPDVQNDTLANPENTTEIYLQSGNGQVTFSITKVTTKDSGQYICTANHSNITQMEKVDIEVIYMKTPVITGNTNLTKSQTLNLTCSFERFPPSRITWSLPGSNTFLLNGTGSATLVIPNVRVDNFGRYICTAKHLDTTVTVFTDVTLFPSIFENAGCEFQSGLLTCVCISEGFPLPTIRWPLLRSRTEYSVMTSVTNHTVTSTITLNVDDYSNTLAECVSSNENGEAKENLTIEMTMPGQKDGSRVLKMFSRLEVIVAFLIGALLSAIFCFLATKCHRKRQNSSGNLDKTLEMVTSQEDPLIDAGQEVEDDQTYDQEVMEAGGAVAEEKAALDPDGGPNDVEYASIDFSVLKRNAAKKQETTETEYAEIKKDVKEQREDQSGEEGEVMGDKEEEMMIGEDEETKNCAPEEEGEDVAVYSNVKDVMD; the protein is encoded by the exons ATGTTTGTTCTCATGTGGTCGACTCTGCTTTTCTCTGTGTGGGGCAGCAATGCAGACGTAG GTGCATCATTGGAAAGAAGAGAGTTCTGTCAAGGTGACTTCTGTATCACTCTGATTGATGGACAAATAACGGCAGAGGCTGGACTCTGTGTCGTGATACCGTGTTCTTTTACTATTAGTTATAGTTTTTATCCCGAAAACCTTGTTTGGTTCAAATGTGAACCTGATCAAAGATGTGGTGATTCAGACGTGATATTCAGCAGGAACAGCCGAAAGATTCAGCCTGGGTTCAAAGGTCGAGTGTCACTGTTGGAGCCTAACCTTTCTCAGAGGAACTGCAGCATCATCATCAACGACCTCACTGCATCAGACTCTGGATCGTATCAGCTCAAAGTTAATCTTGTCAGGTTTGGTGGGGGACAAGATAAATTTCTATATCTACAAAGACCAACTGTCTTAGTTAAAG TTCTGACCCAGAAGCCCACGTTGATGATTCCTCCTCTGACAGAGGGGCTGCAGAGCACACTGACCTGCACTGCTCCTGGTCTCTGCTCTGGATCTGCTCCTGAGATCACCTGgatgtggagaggaggaggaggaggaggagagaatgaCTCCCACATCACAGGAAACATCACTGATTTCAGGACTGTTGCACAAAGACACAGCTCAACTTTGAGCTTTACACCCTCTGCTAAGCACCATGGCACCAACATCACCTGTAAGGTGGGCTTCACAGATGGGACAACCGCAGAGGAGACGGTGACTCTCAATGTGACCT ATGTGAAGGAAGTTGAAATCACTGGAAATACGAGTGTGAGGGAAGGTGAGCTGCTTCAACTGACCTGCAGTGTTGAAAGTTTCCCTCCATCTCTTGTCACATGGACAAAAATGTCTACCAAAGACATTAGAAGTGGCTCAAAACCAGATGTGCAAAATGACACTTTAGCTAATCCAGAGAACACAACTGAAATCTACCTACAGAGTGGAAATGGACAGGTGACTTTTTCCATCACTAAAGTGACCACCAAAGATTCTGGACAGTACATCTGCACAGCAAATCATTCAAACATCACCCAGATGGAAAAAGTTGACATTGAAGTGATAT ATATGAAAACACCTGTGATCACTGGGAATACAAATCTTACTAAAAGTCAAACTCTGAATCTGACCTGCAGTTTTGAACGTTTTCCTCCGTCCCGTATCACGTGGTCTTTACCTGGTTCCAACACTTTCCTGCTGAATGGCACTGGATCAGCAACACTTGTCATCCCTAATGTGAGGGTGGATAACTTTGGAAGGTACATCTGTACAGCAAAACACCTGGACACGACTGTCACTGTGTTTACTGATGTGACTT tgtttccAAGCATCTTTGAAAACGCAGGATGTGAGTTTCAGTCGGGGCTCTTGACTTGTGTCTGTATCAGTGAGGGTTTTCCTTTACCCACCATCAGATGGCCGCTGTTACGGAGCCGTACTGAGTACTCTGTCATGACATCTGTGACAAACCACACTGTCACCAGCACCATCACACTTAATGTAGATGACTACAGCAACACTTTAGCTGAGTGTGTCAGCAGCAATGAAAATGGGGAAGCAAAAGAAAACCTCACCATTGAGATGACCATGCCAGGTCAAAAAG ATGGATCCAgggtgttaaaaatgttttcacggTTGGAGGTTATCGTTGCCTTTTTGATTGGTGCACTTCTTTCAGCCATCTTCTGCTTTTTAGCAACCAAATGCCACAG aaAAAGACAGAATAGCTCTGGAAATCTGGATAAGACTTTGGAAATGGTGACCAGTCAGGAGGATCCACTG ATAGATGCAGGTCAAGAAGTGGAAGATGATCAGACCTACGACCAAGAGGTGATggaagcaggaggagctgtggcAGAGGAGAAAGCAGCCCTTGATCCGGACGGTGGACCAAATGACGTGGAGTACGCCAGCATTGATTTCTCTGTGTTGAAAAGGAACGCTGCAAAAAAGCAAGAGACCACTGAGACAGAATACgctgaaataaagaaagacgTAAAAGAGCAAAGAGAAGATCAAAGCGGAGAAGAAGGTGAAGTGATGGgggacaaagaggaagagatgatgataggggaggatgaggagacaAAAAACTGTGCCccagaagaggagggagaggatgtGGCAGTGTACTCCAATGTGAAGGATGTAATGGATTAG
- the LOC132983177 gene encoding uncharacterized protein LOC132983177: MSPLIWATLLFSAWGINVNTGTSGNQKPPCEKDAYCVTLRQEEITAEAGLCVVIPCSFTTSPTFTSKYYVWMKCKQSKENCGVSDVIFSTTVPSKEVQPGFRDRVSLLEPDVRKKNCSIIINDLTESDSGSYQFRVEGSTSAKAIDGFTFSSKTNVSVTVLTQKPTVMIPPLTEGLQSTLSCTAPGLCSGSPPEITWMWRGGGENESHITGNITDFKTVAQRHSSALSFTPSAKHHGTNITCKVGFKNNITTNRTVTLNVTYLKKPVIVGETTVKEGDSLNLTCTVDSFPPSVITWTKLGTNKSFNNLTGMAALIIPNMTKEGSGKYTCSATNQNKTDSTQTEVNLGLSPRILQSSACVVQSDVLTCVCISEGFPLPIMKWPLLENHNQYSVTTSKTKHSVNSNITVSVKDHNYTTVVCVSINVIGEVNNPLKVITKNVTKPEVTEHFSKLSQLITQPQVIIAFFIGVLLTATICCLIGTCHRKKPRRSGNMALDNLEMMNTHADSLMDAGQALGNGGANGGAEGDVEPREVEYSDINISLLERSPRRAQGVQAATESEYAEIKKDKTEERLANDDQNEEILEGNEKEEAMMEEEGKDCVPEKEEGDDVALYSNLKDVMGEILPVLMSVLPATRLCPVQFSYYQTSCLCVLKFFKGSLEIVCLNQQNKMLLLIWLILLFTVERNNAKVASPKTEDITAEAGLCVVIPCYWSADQGFALESAVWYKCEQNCNDSDIILRLNKSTDPKTQSKLVGRVSLLVPDLSRRNCSIVINDLNKSDSGSYELRALNKANNRLTSHRANITVKDLSQKPTLNIPLLTEGNQSTLTCTAPGLCSGSAPTFSWAWRTPGKNGNPIRNSTAQNGQSSTFTFNPSAMHHGGEVTCKVSFRNEATTENTVILNVTYVKEPEITGKTTVTKGDTLDLTCRVDSFPPSVITWTKHGSEKPLSNSYNGSAPLVIFDVNSNHSGLYTCAAKHLLNSVNITVMMRPKILNSSGCINDLKLLTCSCISRADPLPSIQWPLLVNHTAFTVITTTSNHTVNSTFILAVNNQSNAVVECVSSNENGDVKQKLIINKEEPKDEGEDIMKLLRVVTRLDILIAFLIGALLSSIICCSVRKCHRKKHRTHGYLAETLEMVTSQEDPLIDAGQAVENAQAIEQEAPEGGDGVAAGKSDVDYSNLDFSWVKRKNLAEKGMAQETETEYAEIKKGETEERLDGEGKEEMAGEDEETKEFVADGGEGEDLYSNVEDIMGQEKEGAA; the protein is encoded by the exons ATGTCTCCTCTTATTTGGGctactcttcttttttctgcGTGGGGCATAAATGTGAACACAG GTACATCAGGAAACCAAAAACCACCCTGTGAAAAAGATGCCTATTGCGTCACACTCCGTCAAGAAGAAATAACAGCAGAGGCTGGACTCTGTGTTGTGATACCGTGTTCTTTCACCACTTCACCTACCTTTACATCCAAATATTATGTTTGGATGAAATGCAAACAATCTAAAGAAAACTGTGGGGTTTCAGACGTGATTTTCAGCACAACAGTTCCCAGCAAAGAAGTCCAGCCTGGGTTCAGAGATAGAGTGTCGCTGTTGGAGCCTGATGTGAGGAAGAAGAACTGCAGCATCATCATCAACGACCTCACTGAGTCAGACTCTGGATCGTATCAGTTCAGAGTTGAGGGTTCCACCTCTGCAAAGGCAATAGATGGATTTACATTTTCCagtaaaacaaatgtgtctgtAACAG TTCTGACCCAGAAGCCCACAGTGATGATTCCTCCTCTGACAGAGGGGCTGCAGAGCACACTGAGCTGCACTGCTCCTGGTCTCTGCTCTGGATCTCCTCCTGAGATCACCTGgatgtggagaggaggaggagagaatgaGTCCCACATCACAGGAAACATCACTGATTTCAAGACTGTTGCACAAAGACACAGCTCAGCTTTGAGCTTTACACCCTCTGCTAAGCACCATGGCACCAACATCACTTGTAAGGTGGGCTtcaaaaataatatcacaacaAACAGGACAGTGACTCTCAATGTGACCT ATTTAAAGAAACCTGTCATTGTGGGGGAGACAACGGTTAAAGAGGGAGACTCTTTAAATCTGACCTGCACTGTTGACAGTTTCCCTCCCTCTGTTATCACATGGACTAAACTTGGCACAAACAAAAGCTTCAACAATCTCACTGGAATGGCAGCACTCATCATCCCTAACATGACAAAAGAAGGTTCTGGAAAGTACACGTGTTCtgcaacaaaccaaaacaaaactgatTCTACACAGACTGAAGTAAATCTGGGAC tgtcaCCAAGGATCTTACAGAGCTCTGCATGTGTCGTTCAGTCAGATGTCCTGACCTGTGTGTGCATCAGTGAGGGGTTTCCTTTACCCATCATGAAATGGCCGCTGCTGGAAAACCACAACCAGTACTCTGTCACTACTAGCAAAACAAAGCACTCAGTCAACAGCAACATAACTGTATCTGTAAAAGATCACAACTACACcactgttgtgtgtgtcagcatcaATGTCATTGGAGAAGTAAACAATCCGCTCAAAGTCATcacaaaaaatgtgacaaaaccGGAGG ttaCAGAACATTTCAGCAAGCTGTCACAACTCATCACACAGCCTCAGGTCATCATTGCCTTTTTCATAGGCGTACTTCTTACAGCGACCATCTGCTGTTTGATCGGAACATGCCACAG GAAAAAACCCAGGAGATCTGGAAACATGGCTTTGGACAATCTGGAGATGATGAACACACACGCTGATTCACtg ATGGATGCTGGTCAAGCATTGGGAAATGGTGGAGCTAACGGAGGAGCTGAAGGTGACGTTGAACCAAGAGAAGTGGAATATTCCGACATTAACATCTCCTTGTTGGAGAGGAGTCCCAGGAGAGCACAGGGCGTTCAAGCCGCCACAGAATCGGAGTATGCTGAAATTAAGAAAGACAAAACGGAGGAGAGACTGGCCAATGATGACCAGAATGAGGAAATATTGGAGGGCAATGAAAAAGAGGAGgcgatgatggaggaggagggaaaagatTGTGTCccagaaaaggaggagggggacgaTGTGGCATTGTATTCAAATTTGAAGGATGTAATGGGGGAGata CTTCCTGTATTAATGTCTGTGCTGCCAGCAACGAGGCTTTGTCCTGTCCAGTTCAGTTACTAccaaacttcctgtttgtgtgttttaaagttctTCAAAGGGAGTTTGGAGATCGTCTGTCTCAATCAACAAAATAAGATGCTTCTCCTCATCTGGCTGATTCTGCTCTTCACTGTGGAAAGAAACAATGCTAAAG ttgcATCTCCCAAGACCGAAGACATAACAGCAGAGGCCGGACTCTGTGTTGTCATACCCTGTTATTGGTCTGCTGATCAAGGCTTTGCTTTGGAAAGTGCAGTTTGGTACAAATGTGAACAGAACTGCAATGATTCTGACATAATACTCCGCTTGAACAAAAGCACTGACCCAAAGACTCAGTCTAAGTTGGTGGGGCGAGTGTCACTTCTAGTGCCTGATCTGAGTCGGAGGAACTGCAGCATCGTCATCAATGACCTCAACAAGTCAGACTCTGGATCGTATGAACTCAGAGCCCTgaacaaagcaaacaacagATTAACTTCTCACAGAGCAAATATCACTGTCAAAG ATCTGAGTCAGAAGCCCACTTTGAACATTCCTCTTCTGACAGAGGGAAATCAAAGCACGCTGACCTGCACTGCTCCTGGTCTCTGCTCTGGATCTGCTCCTACGTTTTCCTGGGCTTGGAGGACACCAGGAAAGAATGGCAATCCCATCAGAAATAGCACAGCTCAAAATGGACAAAGCTCGACTTTCACCTTTAACCCCTCGGCCATGCACCATGGCGGGGAGGTCACCTGCAAAGTCAGCTTCAGAAACGAGGCAACTACGGAGAACACTGTGATTTTGAATGTGACCT ATGTCAAGGAACCAGAAATCACTGGAAAGACAACAGTAACGAAGGGCGACACTTTGGATCTGACCTGCCGTGTTGACAGCTTCCCTCCCTCTGTCATCACATGGACTAAACACGGATCAGAAAAACCCCTGAGTAACTCTTACAATGGATCAGCCCCTCTAGTTATCTTTGATGTGAATTCAAATCATTCAGGACTGTACACCTGTGCGGCAAAACATCTCCTCAACAGCGTGAACATTACCGTGATGA tgcgtCCAAAGATCCTGAACAGCTCTGGATGCATAAATGACTTAAAGCTTCTGACCTGTTCGTGCATCAGCAGAGCGGACCCCTTACCCAGTATCCAATGGCCGCTGTTGGTGAACCACACAGCGTTTACTGTCATTACCACCACATCCAACCACACGGTCAACAGCACCTTCATCCTAGCAGTAAACAACCAAAGTAACGCTGTTGTCGAGTGTGTCAGCAGCAATGAAAATggagatgtaaaacaaaaactcatCATAAATAAAGAAGAACCAAAAGATGAAG GTGAAGACATTATGAAACTGCTCCGAGTTGTTACACGGCTAGATATTCTCATTGCCTTTTTGATTGGTGCTCTCCTGTCTTCAATCATTTGCTGTTCGGTGCGAAAATGCCACAG gAAAAAACACAGGACCCATGGATATCTGGCTGAGACTCTGGAGATGGTGACAAGTCAAGAAGATCCACTG